From the genome of Nicotiana sylvestris chromosome 2, ASM39365v2, whole genome shotgun sequence, one region includes:
- the LOC104221312 gene encoding probable magnesium transporter NIPA9 has protein sequence MWESICLTVAATAGNNIGKVLQKKGTLILPPLSFKLKVIKAYAFNKAWIIGLLMDLFGAVLMLRALSLAPVSVIQPVSGCGLAILSVFSHFYLKEIMNVIDWIGITLAGIGTIAVGAGGEEQQASAISIFHLPWLACAVAILFVLLNGWLRIYRRQRREQELMQYEVIEEIIYGLESGILFGISAVISKMGFLFLEQGFSKLLVPICISISICCSGSGFVCQTRGLKHGRAIVVSTCAAVASIVTGVLAGMLALGERLPSAPTSRLWLLLGWMCIILGVILLVASTRLMRSLPRSWRRVLRSGVDKNLGLRQSVQSRSRVTSPSAVIQASTLHHLIATPSKAKA, from the exons ATGTGGGAATCAATCTGCCTAACGGTAGCGGCGACGGCTGGTAACAACATCGGCAAGGTTCTTCAGAAGAAGGGCACTCTCATTCTCCCTCCTTTATCTTTCAAGCTCAAG GTGATAAAAGCTTATGCTTTCAACAAGGCATGGATCATTGGCTTACTTATGGATTTGTTTGGAGCAGTCTTGATGTTGCGAGCACTATCTCTAGCCCCA GTATCGGTCATTCAACCAGTTTCTGGCTGTGGACTTGCTATACTTTCagtcttttcccatttttatctAAAGGAGATCATGAATGTTATTGATTGGATAGGAATTACCTTGGCGGGCATTGGCACCATAG CTGTTGGTGCCGGAGGGGAGGAACAGCAGGCTTCGGCTATCTCAATTTTTCATCTACCATGGCTGGCATGTGCTGTTGCAATCTTGTTT GTTCTCCTTAATGGATGGCTTCGAATTTATAGACGCCAGCGAAGAGAGCAAGAGTTG ATGCAATATGAAGTAATCGAAGAAATTATATATGGACTGGAATCTGGCATTTTGTTTGG GATTTCAGCCGTGATATCAAAGATGGGATTTTTATTCTTGGAGCAGGGATTTTCCAAGTTATTGGTGCCCATTTGCATTTCAATAAGCATTTGCTGTAGTGGTTCTGGTTTTGTTTGTCAG ACACGTGGCTTGAAGCATGGAAGGGCAATTGTAGTGTCCACATGTGCGGCTGTTGCATCAATTGTAACTGGTGTACTTGCTGGTATGCTTGCTTTGGGTGAACGGTTGCCTTCAGCACCAACATCTCGTCTTTGGCTTTTGCTTGGATG GATGTGCATCATTCTTGGTGTGATTCTGCTGGTAGCTTCAACACGGCTGATGCGAAGCCTTCCACGGTCTTGGAGACGTGTTCTAAGAAGTGGGGTTGACAAAAACTTGGGACTAAGGCAATCTGTGCAAAGCCGGAGTAGAGTTACTAGTCCGAGCGCTGTTATCCAGGCATCAACTTTACATCATTTGATAGCAACTCCATCTAAAGCGAAGGCTTGA